Genomic segment of Chloroflexota bacterium:
TACATCCCCCGGCCAATGGCGCCCGGCCAGCTTTTTCCAAGAGGTAGTGTGAGCCGCGCGGTCTTTCCGGCCTCACCGCAGTCCAACGAGCGTCCGACCTGGGCCATCCTGATCGCCCTGGGCGCTGTTGTCCTGTTCGCGTCGGTGGTGCTCGGCGACATCGGCAGCCGGCACGTGCGTATCGTCGCCAACGACCTCGGCAGTGTGCTGGCCGGGCTGGTCGCGGCAGGGCTGGCGCTCCGTGCCGCTCGCGCACAGACGTTGCGGACCTTGCGCCTCTCGTGGCTCTGTTTCGCGGGGGCCTTCGCCGCCTGGAGCCTCGGCGACGTGCTCTGGGCCGTCACCGAGCTGGTCTACGGCCGGACGCCGGGCGGCCCGGGCCTGGAGGATCTGGCGTATCTCGCGACCCTGCCCCTCGCGATAGCTGGCACCTTGCTGCGGCCGTCGCTCCAGCCGAGCCTGCTCTCGCGCCGGACGATGCTGGCGGATATGGGCATTGCCGCTGCCGCCCTCCTGGCCGTCTGCTGGGCACTGGTCGTCGGCCCGCTGCTGGCGTGGGCCAGTCTGGGCAGCGGCATCCAACTCGTCACCTTCGGGTACCCTGTCGCCGACCTTGTCATCCTGGGCTGCCTCGTCATCGCGATCCTGCGCGAGCCAGAGGGCGGCCCGGCCACGATCCCGCTGGCGTTGGCCCTGGCCGTCCTGACGGCTGGCGACTTGCTCTACGCCGTCCTGGTGGTACGCGGCGCGTATGTCACGGGCCACCCCGTAGACGTGGTCTGGTTCGCCGCGCTGGCACTGTTCGCGCTGGCAGCCTCGTGCGAGAGCCGTGACATCTCCGACGCCATCCGCCACACGTCGCGCCGACGCCGCCTCGGGCCGCGCCTGCCGTCAGTACGCACGCCCGGCCCGTTCGCCGCTCGGAAGGGGCCGCTCTGGCGACTGGCCCTCCCAACGGTCCTGGTGATGCTGGCGAGCATCGTCGTGGCGATGGCGTCGCTCCAGCGTGGGACGGCCGCCATCGGCCTGCCGGTGCTGTTCCTAGCGCTCGCGTGGCTCCTCCTGTTCCTCCGGGTGCTGCTCGGCCTGCAGCGGGCAACGGACCGCCAGCAGCGCGAGCGCCGGCTCCGCGTCGGGCACGCCAGCTCGTTCCGGCGCGAGCAGCAGCGTCGCCAGCAGCTCGAAGCGATCCGCGACGTGACCACCGAGCTGACGCGCGAGCTCGATCTGACGGCCTTGCTCTCGCTGATTACCCGGCGCACGGCAGGCCTTGTCGATGCGCCCATCGGCACGGTGCTCCTCTGGGAAGCACACGCCGAGCGGCTGATCCCACGGGCGTGGCACGGTCTGGACGACTGGTTTGCCGACATCCACTTTGCCAGCGGTGAAGGGGCTGTCGGACGCGCCATCGAGCTGCAACGTGGCGTCATCGTCAACAACTACCCGACCGCCCGCGAGCGGTCCCGAGTGCTGCTGGAGCAAACCTCGATCGAGGCCGCGATCGCCGCGCCGATCATCTCCCAGGGCCGGCTGCTGGGCGTCATCGGGGCGGCCGATGGACGGGCTGGCCGGACCTTTGACGACAACGACCTGAAGCTGCTGGAGCTGTTTGCCGATCAGGCAGCCGTGGCCATCGAGCACGCCCGCCTCGTCGATGAAGCGGCCGGCGTCGAGGCTCTCCGCGAGCTCTCGCGGCTCAAGACGGAGCTGCTGTCAACCGTCTCCCACGAGCTGCGGACGCCCCTCACGCTGATCCACGGCTACGCCGAGCTGCTCCAGGCGCGTGCCAGGACGCTGAGTCCGGACGACGTCAGGATGATGGCCGACGAGGTGCTGCTCGGCTCGCGGACGATGATCCGGCTGGTCGATGACCTGCTGGACTTCACGCGGTTGGAGAGCACTCGCCTGAACCTCGTGCGGGCACGGGTCGATCTGGCGGAGCTGGTGCGGCGGCACGTCAAGGCCTGGCAGCATCAGGCGGGCGGCGAGCGGCTGCGCGTCGAGACGGAAGGCGCGCCCGAGACCCACGCCGACCTGACGCGGCTCGACCAGGTCATTCGAAACCTCGTGTCGAACGCGCTGCACCACGCCCCCAGCGGTCCCGTCGTCGTGCGGGCCGGCCACGATCCCGGCTGGGCCTGGCTGGAGGTCGAGGATGCGGGGCCGGGCATCCCAGACGACGAGCTGCCGCGCATCTGGGACTCGTTCTTCCGTGGCGAGCGCGCCCGCAACTCACCCAACCGAGGCAGCGGTCTGGGCCTCTCGGTGGTGCGGCAGCTCGTGGAGCTGCACCAGGGGAAGATCGACGTCCGCAGCACGCTCGGCCAGGGTACGACGTTCCGCGTCTGGCTGCCGAGCGCCCCACCGAACGGCACGGTCCTGCCCGACACGTCCGGCCTGGCGCTCCTGGCGGCGACGGACATGCTGCGGACCGTGAAGCACGCCGACGAATCTAGCGGCTGACGCCCCGCCGTCGCTGACGCCCCGCCGTCGCTGACGCCCCGCCGTCGCTGACGCCCCGCCGTCGGGGCCACCATGCAATCGCCATGCAATCGCCATGCAATCGCCCAGTGTACGGCTCCACCCGGCGAACCGGTACCATTCGACTGCC
This window contains:
- a CDS encoding GAF domain-containing sensor histidine kinase; its protein translation is MSRAVFPASPQSNERPTWAILIALGAVVLFASVVLGDIGSRHVRIVANDLGSVLAGLVAAGLALRAARAQTLRTLRLSWLCFAGAFAAWSLGDVLWAVTELVYGRTPGGPGLEDLAYLATLPLAIAGTLLRPSLQPSLLSRRTMLADMGIAAAALLAVCWALVVGPLLAWASLGSGIQLVTFGYPVADLVILGCLVIAILREPEGGPATIPLALALAVLTAGDLLYAVLVVRGAYVTGHPVDVVWFAALALFALAASCESRDISDAIRHTSRRRRLGPRLPSVRTPGPFAARKGPLWRLALPTVLVMLASIVVAMASLQRGTAAIGLPVLFLALAWLLLFLRVLLGLQRATDRQQRERRLRVGHASSFRREQQRRQQLEAIRDVTTELTRELDLTALLSLITRRTAGLVDAPIGTVLLWEAHAERLIPRAWHGLDDWFADIHFASGEGAVGRAIELQRGVIVNNYPTARERSRVLLEQTSIEAAIAAPIISQGRLLGVIGAADGRAGRTFDDNDLKLLELFADQAAVAIEHARLVDEAAGVEALRELSRLKTELLSTVSHELRTPLTLIHGYAELLQARARTLSPDDVRMMADEVLLGSRTMIRLVDDLLDFTRLESTRLNLVRARVDLAELVRRHVKAWQHQAGGERLRVETEGAPETHADLTRLDQVIRNLVSNALHHAPSGPVVVRAGHDPGWAWLEVEDAGPGIPDDELPRIWDSFFRGERARNSPNRGSGLGLSVVRQLVELHQGKIDVRSTLGQGTTFRVWLPSAPPNGTVLPDTSGLALLAATDMLRTVKHADESSG